The sequence TCCTCGCCCTTGGGGACAACTTCTACTACGAGGGGGTGCGCCATGAGTGGGACCCCCGCTTCCAGGTAACGGggccccccgtgtcccctcctccccaccccctccctgtcccctcctgtgtcccccgtgtccccccatgtctCTCCATCCCACTATGTCCCCTCCTGCGTCCCCCATTTGTCCACTTCTGGTCCCCTCATGTCACACTGTGCCCTTCCACGTCCCCCTCGTGTCCCCTgttccccatgtccccccccgTCCCCTTCTGTCCCTtccatgtcccccccatcccctcctgcccccccatGTCCCTTCCTGACCCCCCATGTCCTCCTCGTGTCCCCTgttccccatgtccccccatgtccctcttCTGTCCCTCCCATGTCTCCCTTATtccatgtcccccccatgtcccttcctgaccccccgtgtccccctcctgtccccccatttccccgGTGTCCCCTATTCCCTTCcatccccccccatccccccatgtcccctcctgtccatgtccccatgtcccctcctaTACCCCTGTGTCCCTTCCTGACCCTccatgtcccctcctgtccccccatttccccggtgtccccatgtcccctccatgtccccatgtcccctcctatccccccatatccccatgtcccctcctgtcccctccatgtcccctccTATCCCCCCGTTTCCCTTCCTGACCCCCCATGTCCTCCTTATgtctccctcctgtccccccatttccccggtgtccccatgtcccccctcctgtcccccctcctgtcccccctcctgtccccccgctgtcccctcctgtccccccatgtcccctcctgtccccatgtccccccaggACACCTTTGAGCGGGTGTTTGTGGCACCGGAGCTGCGGGAGCTGCCCTGGTTCGTCCTGGCCGGGAACCACGACCACGCCGGGAACGTCACCGCGCAGCTGGCGTACAGCCACCACTCCCCACGATGGTAGGGGACCCTCCTGCCGTCCCCAACTGTCCCCACCTGCCCGTGTCCCCAACTGTCCCCAAGCCCTTCATGTCCTGCAGGCACTTCTCacactgctgcagctcctgcccagtGCTGGGGTCCCCTCTGGGGTGTCCCCAGGTCCCTCCAGGGTGGCCCCAAGTGTCTCCACGGTGCCCCCAACTCCCCCCAGgatgtccccaagtgtccccaaCCCTCCATATCCCACAGGCACTTCCCACGCTGCTACTACAGCTTGTGCCTAGTGCTGGGGCGTTGTCACTGGTGTGTCACCTGCGTGTCCCCAAGGTGTCCCCAAAGCCTCTATGCCTGCAGGCACTTCCCACACTGCTACCTACAGCCTGTGCCTGGTTTTAGGGTGTCACAGGggtgtccccaagtgtccccgTGTCCTGCAGGCACTTCCCACACTGCTACCTACAGCCTGCACCTGGTTGTGGGGTGCCCCAAAggtgtccccaagtgtccctgTGTCCTGCAGGCACTTCCCACAGTACTCCCTACATCCTGTGCCTGGTTCTGGGGTGTCCCCAAAggtgtccccaagtgtccccgTGTCCTGCAGGCACTTCCCACACTACTACTACAGCCTTCGCCTCTCGCTGCCGGGCACCAACGCCACTGCCCGGCTCCTCGTGCTGGACACGGTGCTGCTCTGCGGCGGTGGAGATGACTTCGAGGCCGGGGGAGCCCCACGGGGTCCCCGAGacgcggcggcggcggcggcgcagCTGGCTTGGCTGCGGGGACGCTTGGCCGCCGCGCGCCACGACCGCTACGTGCTGGTGGCCGGCCACTACCCGGTGTGGTCAGTGGCCGAACACGGTCCCACCGCCTGCCTGGTGCAACTGCTGCGGCCGCTACTGCGGCGTCACCGCGTCACCGCGTACCTTTGCGGCCACGACCATAACCTGCAGGTGAGgccaggggaccccaaaacctgagaGCAGACCTCAGGGCTTTGGATGGGGAGGGGACCCAGGaatctggggaggg comes from Cuculus canorus isolate bCucCan1 chromosome 30, bCucCan1.pri, whole genome shotgun sequence and encodes:
- the ACP5 gene encoding LOW QUALITY PROTEIN: tartrate-resistant acid phosphatase type 5 (The sequence of the model RefSeq protein was modified relative to this genomic sequence to represent the inferred CDS: deleted 1 base in 1 codon) is translated as MLALLWVTVSAVAGGALGGSVQFLAVGDWGGVPEPPFVTPREAATAAAMGRAASDLGADFVLALGDNFYYEGVRHEWDPRFQDTFERVFVAPELRELPWFVLAGNHDHAGNVTAQLAYSHHSPRWHFPHYYYSLRLSLPGTNATARLLVLDTVLLCGGGDDFEAGGAPRGPRDAAAAAAQLAWLRGRLAAARHDRYVLVAGHYPVWSVAEHGPTACLVQLLRPLLRRHRVTAYLCGHDHNLQFLQEGGVGYVVSGAGNFMEETQSHAGSVPPGSLRFFFGAPTSPGGFAHLRLDAHAATVTFLEATGRVLYRVALPPRDL